One Lutra lutra chromosome 7, mLutLut1.2, whole genome shotgun sequence DNA window includes the following coding sequences:
- the ANKRD34C gene encoding ankyrin repeat domain-containing protein 34C produces the protein MDDDTELRTDGNSLLKAVWLGRLRLTRLLLEGGAYINESNDKGETALMVACITQHVDQQSTSRPRMVKYLLDQRADPNIQDKSGKTALIHACIRRAGGDVVSLLLENGADPSLEDRTGASALVYAINADDKDALRHLLDACKAKGKDVIIITTAKSSSGTKTTKQYLNVPPSPGGKDRQSPPLCTSPSDIELKAPGRGAPPTEREEDFFSLQSGRLSACNMVKALNEPGSPLRKVGNLKRARLPQLKRLQSEPWGLIAPSVLAAGARQDETHGPSPDSEVIKSFSDVSFPKRGPLSRTSSIDGKDPTFFPTVAEQVQKIMASPGPASWKAAHEKGQASHPRLARRGTLPIDQEKVGIGPAGPPALKDPVSLKRLESDLHDLDLQAGADQLSSVSLESSKGPLDRKRLDGSLLALFHGSRESLDAKPSTSPSSARRRPPPLLERRGSGTLLLDRISHTRPGFLPPLNVGGNPPIPDIRSSSKPSSPLASGLKSMVPVAPSSPKRADLRGRRALLRRHSMQAEQMRQLSDFEQTVT, from the coding sequence ATGGATGACGACACGGAGCTAAGGACGGATGGGAACTCCCTCCTGAAGGCGGTGTGGCTGGGGAGGCTCAGGCTGACCAGGCTCCTCCTGGAAGGGGGCGCTTACATCAACGAGAGCAACGACAAAGGGGAGACGGCCCTCATGGTAGCGTGCATCACCCAGCACGTGGACCAGCAGAGCACCAGCAGGCCCAGGATGGTGAAGTACCTGCTGGACCAGAGGGCAGACCCCAACATCCAGGACAAGTCCGGCAAGACGGCGCTCATCCACGCCTGCATCCGGAGGGCGGGGGGCGACGTGGTGTCCCTGCTTCTGGAGAACGGCGCGGACCCCAGCCTCGAGGACCGCACGGGGGCTTCGGCCCTGGTCTACGCCATCAACGCCGATGACAAGGACGCCCTGAGGCACCTACTGGACGCCTGCAAAGCCAAAGGGAAGGACGTGATCATCATAACAACCGCGAAGTCGTCGTCAGGCACCAAAACCACCAAGCAGTATCTCAACGTCCCTCCTTCGCCCGGAGGAAAAGACCGCCAGTCCCCGCCGCTGTGCACGTCCCCCTCGGACATTGAACTGAAGGCTCCAGGCCGGGGTGCCCCACCCACGGAGAGGGAGGAGGACTTCTTCAGCCTCCAGTCAGGGCGTCTGAGTGCCTGCAACATGGTCAAGGCTCTCAACGAGCCCGGGTCGCCCCTCAGGAAAGTGGGGAACCTCAAGCGGGCCCGCCTGCCCCAGCTGAAGAGGCTGCAGTCCGAACCCTGGGGCCTGATTGCGCCGTCCGTGCTGGCAGCCGGCGCACGTCAGGACGAGACCCACGGCCCCAGCCCGGACAGTGAGGTCATCAAGAGCTTTAGCGATGTGTCCTTCCCCAAGAGGGGGCCGCTCTCCAGAACCAGCAGCATCGATGGCAAAGACCCCACCTTCTTCCCCACCGTCGCCGAGCAGGTGCAGAAGATCATGGCCTCCCCAGGACCAGCATCCTGGAAGGCCGCCCATGAGAAGGGTCAGGCTTCCCACCCCCGTCTGGCCCGGAGAGGAACTCTCCCCATCGACCAGGAAAAGGTGGGTATCGGTCCAGCAGGCCCCCCTGCCCTCAAAGATCCTGTGTCCCTCAAGCGGCTGGAGAGTGATTTGCACGACTTAGATTTACAGGCTGGGGCCGACCAGCTCAGCTCGGTCTCCCTGGAATCCAGCAAAGGGCCCTTGGACAGGAAGAGGCTCGACGGCTCCCTCCTGGCTCTCTTCCACGGCTCGCGGGAGTCCCTGGACGCCAAGCCCAGCACGTCCCCCAGCTCGGCGCGCCGCCGGCCGCCGCCTCTCCTGGAAAGGCGAGGTTCTGGAACTCTGCTGCTGGACCGAATTTCGCACACCAGGCCTGGCTTCCTGCCGCCTTTAAACGTCGGTGGGAACCCACCTATCCCTGACATCAGATCCAGCAGCAAACCGTCTTCTCCACTCGCGAGCGGCTTAAAATCCATGGTTCCCGTTGCGCCCAGTTCACCGAAGAGAGCAGACTTGAGAGGCAGACGGGCGCTCCTGCGGAGACACTCCATGCAGGCGGAGCAGATGAGGCAGCTGTCAGACTTCGAGCAGACCGTCACCTAG
- the TMED3 gene encoding transmembrane emp24 domain-containing protein 3: MGRAGPRSASALLLLLVLLRAERPRGAELTFELPDSARQCFHEDVERGAKFSLDYQVITGGHYDVDCYVEDPLGNTIYRETKKQYDSFTHRAEVKGVYQFCFSNEFSTFSHKTIYFDFQVGDEPPILPDMGNRVTALTQMESACVTIHEALKTVIDSQTHYRLREAQDRARAEDLNSRVSYWSVGETVALFVVSFSQVLLLKSFFTEKRAGPRAPHS; the protein is encoded by the exons ATGGGCCGCGCAGGCCCGCGCTCCGCCTCGgcgttgctgctgctgctggtgctgctgcGGGCCGAGCGGCCGCGGGGCGCCGAGCTCACCTTCGAGCTGCCCGACAGCGCCAGGCAGTGCTTCCACGAGGACGTGGAGCGGGGCGCCAAGTTCTCCCTGGACTACCAG GTCATCACCGGAGGCCACTATGATGTCGACTGCTACGTGGAGGACCCCCTGGGGAACACCATCTACCGGGAGACCAAGAAGCAGTATGACAGCTTCACCCACCGGGCTGAGGTCAAGGGCGTTTACCAGTTCTGCTTCAGTAATGAGTTTTCCACCTTCTCTCACAAGACCATCTACTTTGATTTTCAAGTGGGTGACGAGCCCCCTATTCTCCCAGACATGGGGAACAGGGTCACAGCTCTCACGCAG aTGGAGTCGGCCTGCGTGACTATCCACGAGGCCCTGAAGACGGTGATCGACTCGCAGACGCATTACCGGCTCCGCGAGGCACAGGACCGGGCCCGGGCCGAAGACCTCAACAGCCGTGTCTCCTACTGGTCAGTCGGCGAGACCGTCGCCCTGTTCGTGGTCAGCTTCAGCCAGGTGCTGCTGCTGAAGAGCTTCTTCACAGAGAAACGGGCCGGCCCCCGGGCACCGCACTCCTAG